The Sabethes cyaneus chromosome 3, idSabCyanKW18_F2, whole genome shotgun sequence DNA window attggatgcatgcagcatgcaggatgtcaccgaactgttcgaaacttgaaattttcgaaaaggtgtgcatccttaatatacacAGGAgaggcctgatattcatgactaaaaggttgaccaagaaacgtgaatagcttcagagatttgttttcttaaaacatgccgatagcacagcataagtgttccaagtaataaaatggcagggacctaaactgccattttcacactatggttagattactatactatgtcgtggttaccgagttctgacaAGTAacacggatttcgattattaaaaaagcaaggtaactaaccgagtggcacggaggttcaaaacaaaatgaaggtcaagttatacgtttgtggctctctaaggtgatcctgtggcactccactattatcaaactgcttcatctctaccaggatgcttactttatgtgcttgggtcgaaaaattttgaagtttgaaagggttgaactaaaatttaagtactgtacaaaatatttgtattaaaattttaataatatggaaaaataaacgctagtttcttctcttttgtttggttattgaaggtttaatgttattatttttttcttgccccccccccttcaacaatattttgagaccaggacataaactttttttcaaatttgtataagccttatagatgttcctgaaaaattgaaaaataattattgcggcagtagaaaggctaggtcacaccgctaggtggattaattcgggtttttcaaatgtcaataacgtaaaaactgctcaaaagcagcacatgaaattttgtatggatatttagtaatatattggccaccgaaattaattgagatcgcatcggtccaggtcggccctttattgctagaccgtattgaatatgaagtaaaaattaccgttttacttaccgaaatcacaatttttacggtaataagatggattaaaaaacaaaaatatttatttgtattttttttttgcatgattaagttaaatacaaatatttagaattatttttgtacgctgataaccggctgcgaagtctgtcgataaagaaggatcaagttcttaaggacgtttatacccatgaagACTTGACGCATCTTTGTCGACCGACTTCgccgctgcacagtggtccaaaagggtgaaaagtggaacttttttctagtatgttttgttttcattttatcatttatggtcttcagcacttttgttcatatgaatatcccccttaatcttaaactgtcaaaagttagtcattgctatagtaagtaatcaaaataaaaaaataacttttttgtgttaggaaatatagagatagcttcttcggcaaagttgtaaatattgtaaaaacaagcaactttgctgaagaaataaaatttctagttttatcgagtgttgaactatagggcatattctttgaaatttctttataaattagtttttcattcttagcttttgttagttgcattttacaagaatacaatgttttaagcaattatcgaagctctcaaaacacacgtttttgcagaagaccgcaaatctctgggacttttactttccATGTTATACatccaagctttaaatttccgtagattcacgagcctatgggtaaaatggggcaggtggatttatgaaatcagtgcttgaTCTTAAAGCTTGAGCTGAGTACTATAAACcgatataggtcccacttgtccccaaccacccaaatgagagcacagcaagcatacgttttatgtgttgcGTGTTCGCTAAAGACTCGATACAGgtccatttttttgtattagtagatagacacacgGTTTCTTGGGCAAacttatggaaaatataaaggcaaacaactttgctaaagaaaagacatttctatctctatcgagtgcagagctattgagcattttccttgaaaattatttaaaaattagtttttcatacttagcttatgttggttgcattttacaggaatatatggttctaggagATTATTGaacgactcaaaatacacgtttttgcaaaagattgcaaatctctaggacctttccttacaaagttatcgcttttgactCGTGATgataaaatgataaaatgaaaacaaaagacactaggaaaatagttccacttttcgcccttttggactacagtgcgctggttattagagtacaggacatttACGGGGTTAATGCTGTGGGCTTACTTGCTTGGCTTTTTCGGCGACAAACCATTAATCGTATCCGTGCCAGGATGCCGTCTCCATGTTTCTCGGTTTTGGGCTGCGGCTCTTCAATcgtccctaacacccgctgttctagcatcatcGTCAACAGTGCTCGTCCAACGGATACaaggtctgcctcgaagtcgttggCTTCTGTCGGGTtttctgctgaatattgttttagcTGGGCTCtcttccggcatccttgctacgtggccagtccATTGCAGGTTGTCGTGTGTTAGACTCCTCACAATACCCTCATCTTTAAATACTTGGTACATTTCGTGGTTCATGCGACTGCGCTACACTCCttcttctaatatgccgccaagaattgatcgcagtaccaccgggagaattagcgtctgaTAGAGCGCGAGTTAAATGTTTACTTCAGGACTCACATCGttatcacatgtcactaaccatatactttgttttggtagaatttacgATAAGTCCTATTGTCGCAGCTTCCTTTCCAGGCAATGCTGAGAGCAAATCTTGTAAATTTCTTCTGGACAGCTTCAAAGCAGGCAATTCAATAGTCTATATAGGGACTCCATACTACACACCCAGTGTCGAGGGATGGTCGCATAAGCGTGAAATACAATGATCGTCAGCTGTGTGTGTCCATAAAGTCTTTTATTGTATGTATGCATGATGAATCGTAGATTGTGATTTGCTTTCACAATTATACTAGATTAGGGATCGCGAAAAGTGAGACTCGTATCCAGAATGTCTCACGGATCCTTCATAGACTCTACACGCTCTGGCTTTTACGGCTTCATGGTGCTCCGAATGGAAGCCAATACCATATGTCGTTGAATAATATTGAGAATATTTATGGACCAAGGTTACTCCCTTGGGGAACTTCAAAACTATTTGTGAAATAATCAGATTGCACTTCAGCAAGTATGACACAAAGGCGACGCATCATCAGGTATGACTTCAGCCACAGTGTGAAGCAAGATGAAGCACCTAGTTGGTCCATTTTTGTAATCAAAATTTGATGGTCGAAGGCTGCCTTTAAATCAGTGTCTACCGGTTTCAAGATCCATCGGGTAATGCGACGTGAATTGCTACAGATTTGTATCAATAGATCACCCAGTCAAGAATCCGTGTTGATCCAACAATAACTTCGAGTAGTTTGGAACCTGCACAAAGCTATGTGATCCCGCGGTAGTTGGCCACATTACGTTTGTCTCCTTTTTTatggacttacttacttacttaggtggcttgccgtcctaagacaaagcctgttgaacaaaatttctccatgtaactcggttaagggctaccgctctccaattcctcggacaccgagtactctccgccagatctcgctccacctggtctaaccatcttgctcgctgcgctcctggtcgtcttgttcctaccggatttgaggcgaacaccatctttgcagggtagttgtccggcattcttgcaacatgccctgcccatcgcatccgtccagctttagctaccttctgaatactgggttcgccatagagctgtgcgagttcatggttcatcctccgcctccatactccgttctcctgtacgccgccgaagatcgttcttagcactcgtcgttcgaaaactccgagcacccgcaggtcctcctcgagcattgtccatgtttcatgcccgtagagaacaaccggtctaataagcgtcttgtacagggtgcactttgtacggggacttagtctgctcgaccgcaattgcttgtggagcccatagtaagcacgacttccgctgataatacgcctccgaatctcacggctggtatcattgtccgccgttaccagtgagccaaggtagacaaattcatcgactacctcaaactcatcgccgtcgatcaatatactactgcccaagcggtgtcgttcggcctcggttccgctggccagcatgtactttgttttagacgtatttacctttaacccaatcttttctgcttcgcgctttagtctggtgtactgttcagccaccgccacagatgttctgccgataatatccatgtcatcggcaaagcagacgaattgactagatttgttgaatatcgtgccccgcgtgttgatatccgctcggttcataacaccctgtagcgctatgttgaacagcaggcatgaaagaccatcaccttgacgaagccctccgtgtgattcgaatgaacttgacaatccacccgaaatccgaacacagcactgtgtaccatccaacgtagatttaatcagtttgatgagcttcctggggaagctatactcgtccatgattttccatagctctttccggtcgatggttttatatgcggctttgaagtcaacgaataaatgatgcgtgggaactctgtattcacggcccttttggaggatttaccgcagtgtaaatatttgatccgttgtagaccgaccttcgacgaagccggcttgataagttcccacaaatctattcgcaattggtgatagacggcggaaaatgatttgggacagcactttataagcggcattgagaacggtgatcgctcgatagttctcacagtccaacttgtcgccctttttgtagatcgggcagataaccccatctttccactcctccggtagctgttccgtatcccaaattctaacaattagtcggtgcagacaaacggccagcttttctggtcccattttaataagctccgctccgatgccatcttttccagctgacttgttgttctttagctgcatgatggcctccttaacttcgcctatcgttggggctggcacatcttccccgtttgttgcaccgtcgaaatcgctttccccgccgccatggttttccgcctgggcgccattcaggtgttcgtcgaagtgctgctttcacctatccgtcacctcacgatcgtccgtcagaatactgccagtcttatcccgacacatttcggctcgcggcacaaagcctttgcgggatcccttcagtttctggtagaactttcgcgtttcctgagaacgatgcagccgctccaactctgcatattcctgctcttccagggtgcgctttttctcccgaaagatttggtttcgctgcatcttttaTGGACAGAGAGCATGATTGATTCTTTTCACTGTGCTGGGAATGGTAGACTCTTCTACAGAACGACTACAGATAACGACTGAGTGGCACACTCAGCAATTTAGCCCATTTTTTTAGTATCAGAGACGGAATGCCATCTGGACCTACAGCAGTTGAGAGTGTTGCGAGAATTTCAAGTTGCCAATGTCCAAGACATCACGAGGGTCATCCATCAAAGCGCAATCTATTAGGTAAATGGGAATCGACTCCTAGAGAAAAACATCAGCAAAGTGTTTCGCGCATAAATCTCCTCTGATTCATGAATGACGTTTCTCATGCAGTACGGATTTGCGCTTGATTATCCGAAGCGAGGTGTTTCCCCTCACTTTTTTCGCAATAAAATAATGCTCAGAGACGCTGACTCCTGGTTGGTCAGCTCCAAGTTGACGCTTCTAAGAAATTTGGCGCTCAACCACTCGGCTGAGCTGATgcagaaaaagaaaatcgaCATAAATTGTTTCGTTAAACGAAAAAATGGTGTTCGATTTCAACTCAACATTACCTCTTCGAATGCACTTCGAGACTGTATCTATAATATCTATGATTCTAAGACAGAGTGAACTTTATATAAAGTTTGTACCCAATTAGAAGAgaatattttattcaaatatttttcacaAGCGTTTCATGTTTTGTACTGTAATATTTAAGGTAGAACTCTATTTGATTGAACTAAAAAGCTCTCTAATAGTTTTCGGTTTTACTTTCTGGGCTATTCATTGCTAATTCTTCAAGCATTCGGGACACCGCAAGTTTACTTTGATACGGTCAGGCCGTCAGATTACTTACTTCCTCGGAGGGAATGTTAAACAAGATGCAAGATAGTTCATCACCTTGTTTCAGCTCTGTACGTGAGTCGAAAGTCAATCCGGGTTTAAAGCCGTACTTGTGCGCTTATTactcttaaattttttttatcgataAATAGGTTAGATTTTgctaaaactaaataaaacaaataaaaactatTCAAAATACCTTTAAAGGGTACGGGTAGTCAGATTCTGGACAGTTTTCCGATCAAAAAATTGGTAAGAGTAACCCAAACGGACGTTATTTGTCCTCCGAGTAACTAGATTATTGCTAGCAAGGAGCTAAAActgtttaaattttcaatttaaaatctgAATTAGTACGCTTCGAGggaattctgagtagtttaagAGTGTAGCTAATCGCGATCAATAGTATCATATGCTACCTTGAAATTAACACCAGTAAGTATGAGGTGCAGGCACGTCTCCCGAATTTTAAAAATGTCTGCAGTGGTGCAAGCTCACGTGTAACTCCTTTGATGCTACCTTACGCGTTCTTTTGCCATCAATAAGATGACGGTGACGACGTAAGATAATCTGGAAGAGTACTTTATGGACGGCGATAATAAGTATTATGTCGGGATAACTAAATCTGTCGAAACGATGGTTGTTTTGTACACATCACAAGGTGCATTACTTCCTTTCCAAAATAATCCTCCACTCAAGTGCCGATGCAAGTGGTCTTTACCGTATTTACAGTGCTCTCCTAACGATCTGTCTTTACCGGTTGCTGGACTTATCATCAGGAAACTCAGTTTCTACTGAATCATCACATTACATCCTTTCGCTGCATCAATTAGCATTTGTAGCTTATTCGGCACGTTCCTTACAACTGTTTAGAAGATGAATGCCTTTTGCTGTGCCAAAGAAATATTTGCACCAGTCTAAGCGCCTGCCAGACGATGGTATTTCGAATGTTCATACAGAACCCCGAGCCAAAAATCCAACCTAATTAAAACAACAACCGCACTAATCAATCACTAAATCTTTCAGTCCCTCGTTAGGGCTTTTAAGAAATAGCTTGTGTATATTCAATTAGTCGCCATCGCAAGTCACTTAGCTCTTAGTTTCTGTTTCTGACGAGCACTAGAACACTTTATCGCGAAAACGAATTCTTAAAATGGGTGACAATGTTTGACTGCTACGTTTTGCATCCGCACTGTTTTATTTTTCGGCGGAGTTTTTTAGTAcagctatgataaaaatagtacATAGGCAACCGTCGTCGTAGGACAGCACTTAAATAAGAATCGCAAGTACGGGGATCAGAAAGATAACGAAGAACCAAGGCAACCTCCGAGTTGATTTGCTATTAGTTTTGGAACAGATGCATATTAAAAACCAgattttttctttgaaaatacaGTTTTTCTTCCAACTTGTTTGAAACAGGGTGTTTAATGTGGACTGAACGACGAttagtaaaaaaattaaaaattttcaaacgtTATTTGAGACTCTAATCATCATTCGTGAACGTTTTAGTCCATAGTTATAACCTCTGAATGATTTCCAGCACATCATAGTGGCAAAAGCTTCCTGTGGTCCTTTGAGATAGAGTCCATTCAAATTGCTGGAAAGCACAAAACAGcattaaaaatgtttattcattTATCCACAATGCGCAACTCCCACCTTGCGTGGCATGCAGCATACCACCATGCTCCCTTATACATTACGGCACAGTTATCCGGCGGATGGCTATCATTATCGGCATCCAATGTCGTAAATTTCATACCCAGCGAGGGAGCTAACGAGTCCCCTGCATTTCCACTGTAGTTTCCCAAACTATTCAAAGCATACTTTTCCTCTGGTCCTCCCACCAGAAATCGGCTGTACTTTGCCACGGCAACACTCCCATCGAAGTCTTCCATTACGACGTGCAGTTCGTGCGGCTTGGCGTACGTCAGTTCATGGATCTTTTTCAAACCCAGCCAGAACTCTCCGCGAAAGTCTCCGAAACCGGTTTCGTACTGATCCCAACCTCGGTAGAAGTAAGTGGAGCCATCATAACGGTTTTGAATCACCGTCCAGCCACCGCCTTCATATTCCTGATTGCAGTAAACTTCGAATGCATTCTTGAAGCCCGATTGCGGCTGAACACGGTACCGTCCCGATCCACGGTTCGGCGCCACTTCAGCACACGTCTGTGGCAGATGAGTTGGTTCCGCGCATTTTCGATGCCCATCGGCAAGCAATTGTAGGATAATATCGTTCAGCATTTTCGTTGTTGGCATTGTTTGCTGAACACGataaatttgactagaaatttcTGACATTAGAGGGCTGTACCAAAAAGCATTATGTTCTACTTACCTGGTATCAAGCAATACTTGGCTCACATTAAGCGATAACAATTCCAATTCGTTTCGAATGTTTGGAAGAGCATCTCCTCCGAATCTGTTGATCTGCTGCATATGCTTGATGATTGTACCGCCAACATTATCCATGGTTCTTCGTAGCATTTCAACGTCTGAGCTGAGTACTTGAAACTGTTCTTGCGTACGAAGATTGTTTTGTTGTATGCTAAAATGTAAATTAAACTGTTTATTAATTTCTTAAATGAATGGAAAACCTACCTAAAATTGATTGCATCCAAACCGGTCAGGGTTAGTTCATATCCAAACCCGGATGCATTAGAAAGACTTCCGTTGGATGCTTCATCGGAACTCCTCGCTAAGCGAGCTAAAATTATCACCGACAGTAGCACAAACTTAAAGAGCAGCATGTTGCACAAAGAAAGGTACTTGATAAAAACTGATACCGACTGCACAGCAAACGAAACGCTTAAATAGTCCATCCATGAAGCTCAAGGGGAATCCCCCGAAGGATGGTTCAAATTCTTTCGACTTGCCCTCGATGTTCAAAACAAGCAAATGCTTTCTTAACACCACATTCTCCCTGTCAATTTACTTATAATAAATCGACTGTATTGTTAGGAAAGCGTAATAATAGATCAAACTCATTAAAACATTACCTTGAATCAAATCAATTGTTTTGAGATGCGTTACAATCAAAGCTGATACCATCTAATCGTTTATCAACTTCCTGTGTAGGTGACTCACAGGCCTCTTTCCGTGAACCACTCTAAACCCTATCTTATAAGTTTACTTTGCACTTGCACAATTAAATTAAACAGTTccgattcaaatttcggacgacTTCAAACATCAGGCACTTTCGCATGAAACGCACATTTACATTGCTAATACGACAAAATCACATGCATGTTCACTAGGATGTGCTCTATCCGGGGAGGTATAAGACACCTTGTTTAGAATCAGTAGGCGCTGGGAAAAGTGAAAACTCAGAGTACGAACTTTGGACAAACGCAGATTCTTATCTTACGAAAATAAATTGTCGTGATTATAAAAATGTACAAATTGAACTTGCTTTAAAGGCCGTTCGCGCAGTTTGAGAATATTTATCAACTAACTATGGGACTATCGATTACAATGTTTTTGCGTGGGAAAAGCCACATCATACTGCTAGGCGGATAGAACAGGCAGATGTTCagtaaaaatatataaactcgcttaagagcaattccagctcaactaatcGATTTGActcgattatttttgattggaatgaaattttgctgattggGTTGGGTACcacgcaagaactcattttccattaaacttgatttttttcgtcatgagtaacttttcaaaagggcgtatttagaaatgagattactttttttacaaaacatcatattttgaaaaatatttatttgatcaaaatggcgtcaaagggaaagttgtaggaaattaagtgtatttttagaaaaaaaaaatacactgatagaaaaaacttttcaaaaccatgATGAAAATTATAGAATGTGAATTATCTCCAAACCTTCCCCTCCGATTTGCCTAATTTATTTTAAAGATAGCCTAAATTATGCCCTTAAATTAAGAACTATCGATGGACACTCTcccggattttttttttaaattttgaagttagacaaatttttcaaaaatatcaaaattttagtttttttggaaataaataaatttttgtgCTACCGAACTGCTTAATAAGATGAAATTATAATACCTTCGAATTTTTTGCATGGGACAAAGTTGCAGCATAATTTAGTTAAGTGTCCGAAGTTGGAATCAGAACggtaaatataataaaaaataaataaaaacatgtGTGCGGGTGAAGTTTACCGTCGATAAGTTTTACAAAACATGCTGTTAACTGTGGCTGCACCTTTTTTATTTCGATTATAGTCATTTTTAATGGGTTAATCGTCACTTCTGCAGGGCTAGGATTTGAACCcgatcctcggcgtgagaggcgggATTGAACCCTATATATGCACTATAATTTATTGATTGGCTCccaattattcaaaataactGTTAACCTTCAGAGAAAAAGTTTCAAAACTGAAAAGTTTAAcaacatttgaaaaaagttatctAATCTTTTTTTAAGTTCAAAGTTCGAtagtattaaaaaaaaaatcgcgcCTATATGTAAATGAATCTTATCTGTTCAAGATAATATTAATGATAATGTGTACCAACTATAATATTTTGGCTTTTCTAGGAAATCCCGGAGCAATACATTTCAACATTGTAAATTAGCTCTTAATGAGCTTACTACTAGGTGACTCAGTTAATTTATTGTGACTTGACCTTCACCTGCATTTTGATATATACAGATTAACGAGTAGATAAGATTTATCTTCCTTCCCGGAAATACCGTCAAGTAGTACTTTGGGAGGAGGTTGCGCCTTATCACTTCTCTgttacctgtcgagacgtgcacaGATGCCGGGATGACGACCAACTTGACACCCATTTTTGGAGCAACTCTAGCTTACAATGTTGGATGTAAGCCGTGTTTTATGTCTCGTTACCTTTATTCAATGTTCTGCACATGTAAGCCAGCCTGGTTTAGCCAGGTATCTCATACCGCACCTCTTAGAATCTTGGGCATTCGAACATTACATGCTCTGGTGTTTCTTCCACGCTGCCGCATTCTAGCCAAACCGATGCAAGTACTGGCTAAAGCAGTGTCCAGATAAGAACTGCGTCAGGTGGAAGTTCACCTTTCCATGCTTCCTTTTCATTCAGGTCGATAGAACCGGTATGCCGTTTGACGCCGCATCCAATTCCCGCTCACTACTGCCGCTAGGTCCGTAGCTATTCGGCATAATTCTAGCCAACGCATTGGTGGCCTTCAACGCCTTCTCACAGACAAAGTCCACGTGGCTATTGAAATTAATCCAATCTTCGATTCAAAGCACTTGCTTTGAAGCCATGGCGTACTCTCCAACAGTGATTTCTACCCGCTGCACCGCTTTGCAGTTACTGACTTACAACACTTCCGTATCAATTGTCTCCGTGAGCATTTCTACCTCTTCTAGTCTTTCGCCTGTTACCGACAGTAAGATGTCGCCGCAAAGCCAACAATCTCTGCCCTTCTGGGTAGTTTTGACGTCAACACACCGTTCTGCATCCTGTGCCATAACCTTGAACTGAGAATAGAGCCTTGACGGACTCCCACCGTAATCTTTACCGGTTGCTGCCCCTTGACCGTCTCGTCACCAATACTCAGTTCTGAAAGTAATTCTTCAGGATCTTGCACAAGTAGTCTGGAACTCTTATTTTGTGCAGTGACCCGGCTATAGCCTCTTAGCTGGCTTAGCTTAGCTGGCGCTATCCGGACTACTGTCCGGATAGCGTCAACCGTTGACTTCCCTTTCCGAAATCCGAATTTCATCCACAACCGACCGTGTCGTCAACCTATTGAGGATGATCCTTTCCGGTAGTTTTCTGAGTGTATCCAGCAGACAGATTGGTCTGTACGATGCTGGATTTTTCGGAGGCTTTCCCAGCTTTGGTAGTAAGGCTAACCTCTGGATCTTCCACCTGTCCGGGAAGTGACCTTCCTCTTGTGACCTTAACAGTTCTGCAGTACCGTCCTGAGCATGCCCAGGAacgcttgtatttcagcttttAGGGCTACGTTCGGAATTCCGTTTGGGTCCGACGCCTTCTTCACTTTCAGGCCTCCTGCAAAAGCTGCGAGCTCCTCGTTGGACACCCGTACACTCTCGGCGTCGTCCCCTTCGTCTAAGTACGGAGTAGGTGACGGGAAAAGTTCTTCTAGGATGATCTTCATCTTTTTGGACCAAGCCCAACAGTTATCGTTGGACCTGTGATTTTTGCCATAACAATACGGTACGCGTCACCCCACGGATTGGGATCAACGCCACGGCACAGCTCTATCTTCTTGCTGTGATGCAGTTACTGTGGAGGTCGCTGAGCTGCTCGTTCCACCAATAAGCAGGTCGCCGTAGAATGTTC harbors:
- the LOC128741056 gene encoding techylectin-5A-like, with the protein product MLLFKFVLLSVIILARLARSSDEASNGSLSNASGFGYELTLTGLDAINFSIQQNNLRTQEQFQVLSSDVEMLRRTMDNVGGTIIKHMQQINRFGGDALPNIRNELELLSLNVSQVLLDTSQIYRVQQTMPTTKMLNDIILQLLADGHRKCAEPTHLPQTCAEVAPNRGSGRYRVQPQSGFKNAFEVYCNQEYEGGGWTVIQNRYDGSTYFYRGWDQYETGFGDFRGEFWLGLKKIHELTYAKPHELHVVMEDFDGSVAVAKYSRFLVGGPEEKYALNSLGNYSGNAGDSLAPSLGMKFTTLDADNDSHPPDNCAVMYKGAWWYAACHASNLNGLYLKGPQEAFATMMCWKSFRGYNYGLKRSRMMIRVSNNV